The Parashewanella spongiae genome has a window encoding:
- the atcA gene encoding cold adaptation protein AtcA: MSSQFDTAFINQLQSDAWENIQSYQDPDTPDALSQYTSKMKQVLLADVSILVSLPEYLTVALFGNVRFPDASQKKWKNWLANETSPTWDEFKVNVAFNNDDIPLVKAVKEHSEKLLIQSTAAVYLLMFDDKLSTEKNEATDADFNEKYDEQSEDYSDHYDQDENY, from the coding sequence ATGTCCAGTCAATTTGATACCGCTTTTATTAATCAGTTACAGAGTGATGCGTGGGAAAACATTCAGTCTTATCAAGATCCAGATACTCCAGACGCCCTAAGTCAATACACGTCGAAAATGAAACAAGTACTTCTTGCTGACGTTAGCATTTTAGTCTCCTTGCCAGAATATTTAACCGTTGCACTATTCGGAAATGTCCGTTTCCCCGACGCTTCGCAGAAGAAATGGAAAAACTGGTTAGCTAATGAAACATCACCGACTTGGGATGAATTTAAAGTAAATGTCGCTTTTAATAATGATGACATTCCACTTGTTAAAGCTGTCAAAGAACACTCTGAAAAACTACTGATACAAAGTACTGCAGCTGTATATTTACTTATGTTTGACGACAAGTTATCTACAGAAAAAAACGAAGCTACAGATGCTGACTTTAATGAAAAATATGACGAACAATCAGAAGATTACTCCGACCACTATGATCAAGACGAGAACTATTAA
- the atcJ gene encoding cold adaptation protein ActJcold adaptation protein ActJ: protein MINHFSVLGIKPSAKEDEIKKAYKRLSNKFHPDKMLNASEGEKQQSASMLHRIQSSYEVLIDPKSRKAFIRDFNNVIVNDPTIAMRELWDEYY from the coding sequence ATGATTAATCACTTTAGCGTACTAGGTATCAAACCCAGCGCCAAAGAAGATGAAATAAAAAAAGCATATAAAAGACTGTCTAATAAGTTTCATCCAGACAAAATGCTCAACGCTTCTGAAGGTGAAAAGCAGCAATCTGCCTCAATGCTTCATCGAATACAATCTTCATACGAAGTTTTAATAGACCCTAAATCACGTAAGGCATTCATCCGTGATTTCAATAATGTCATTGTGAATGATCCAACGATTGCTATGCGAGAATTATGGGATGAATATTATTAA
- a CDS encoding ankyrin repeat domain-containing protein, producing MSVNGSPQSTRKNSTDYELSLMSSDRTQSSQNLDNELESCILAMDGIATTATKDLQHLRIEWEKFIGALKLEVTTGSQSSLHELYRSQLFEIGQLLSAKEDAIPQEVKEKAIKQMLVNPKVHHQHEVSASMNTSTPLHTLNSTRAKKFSQCVKAETNLVDSAITSHIEKNHKGSEDHVNRAALRSYACEVMGFGETSEGHTKDYYQLDLHEAKDFAAVLKLTASPFFVIEEYNSESDEDVGSSPKIQDSNMEFTHGEVELQLLAQSSVSESELSKQDETELSNKEEGLGVTDPIFTLRTSTGAESNSIVSADGITFTVIDNGNFRDIQLDDLKAIDLSSLEPDQALMIGSNVIKSLKNEDEISKFYHDQIEKIEDSTVSSLLKHKLKNQMLELNHHKDKTFVKKYEWQEGGFNSFNQMLLDVDIYLTGERLEQIDSAPSLDSYMETLHECAFSEHIPREIRETRIGEFASRERILSFNESNPVSILNSAAKTRSSELIRHMAKFAIENVKDSAKSIKSSEDMGTFSKTVLELSMSANLVNYQVLDLRESLQKVWKRFDNKSMTDEGLSLLIEGISDSREVELYSKSKLLTAEHRLTLLEKKHTLGMQISDDEFVNDKELLSVVSPDAALRFATKDKLSKKLMKEVSGKSPDMSIIEDLIRVGADINYIDPADQCTCLMKALINDNHQLVLSLINSKNVDTSIQNSEGDTIFHLALKSGDEKLLQQFMESLPRDAAINLKNVEGFSVLQLMVRYGSLDCCKNLLSYGADYQVLTDDANEKNMLHLATSTGNVEIIKLFLDGEFALAIDSQTATGATPFHLAASLGKPEVLDLIVSKKPNLNTQDKSGFTALHYSIRKASSSLNHILNIEGVDNKVLTTEGDDILTYAVKEGVPLPVQVIIDKGLFDEKQRNVSGMGAIHVAAELGVKAIFKSLLNKFKEPFALTTHGSKYDGLSPVAVAKVNNQDDIVKIAEESITNDLDIDGYDVIFDAEADPNVTKATNSTLDDDPFTTNYDDVMGAVGRDADTYPSLGLETARKGNYSEKPQSKIKIASASKSSKTSPSFVKKYFSFLPFVGKND from the coding sequence ATGAGTGTAAATGGCAGCCCGCAATCAACGAGAAAAAATTCTACTGATTATGAATTGTCGCTTATGTCGTCAGATCGAACTCAATCAAGTCAAAACTTGGATAATGAATTAGAGAGCTGCATTTTAGCTATGGATGGCATTGCTACAACTGCCACTAAAGATTTACAACATTTGCGTATTGAATGGGAGAAGTTTATTGGAGCATTGAAACTTGAAGTGACAACTGGCAGCCAATCTTCTTTACACGAATTATACAGAAGTCAGCTGTTTGAAATAGGGCAACTTTTATCGGCAAAAGAAGATGCTATTCCTCAGGAAGTTAAAGAAAAAGCAATAAAGCAAATGTTGGTTAATCCTAAAGTTCACCACCAACATGAAGTGTCAGCAAGTATGAATACTTCAACTCCTTTACATACATTGAACTCAACACGGGCAAAAAAATTTTCACAATGTGTCAAGGCTGAGACAAACCTAGTTGATTCGGCGATTACTTCCCATATAGAAAAAAATCATAAAGGCAGTGAAGATCATGTCAATAGAGCCGCTCTTCGTTCTTACGCTTGTGAAGTTATGGGTTTTGGCGAAACTAGTGAGGGGCACACCAAGGATTATTATCAACTTGATCTGCATGAAGCCAAAGATTTTGCTGCAGTGTTAAAGCTAACAGCTTCACCATTTTTTGTTATCGAAGAGTATAATTCGGAGTCGGATGAGGATGTTGGCAGTAGTCCGAAGATACAGGACAGTAATATGGAATTTACTCATGGAGAAGTAGAGCTTCAATTACTTGCTCAAAGTTCAGTCTCAGAAAGTGAATTATCTAAACAAGATGAAACAGAGTTAAGTAATAAAGAGGAGGGCTTAGGGGTAACGGATCCTATCTTTACTTTAAGAACATCAACTGGAGCCGAATCGAATTCAATTGTAAGTGCCGATGGTATTACATTCACAGTGATTGACAATGGTAATTTCAGAGATATTCAATTAGATGATCTTAAGGCTATAGATTTATCAAGTTTAGAGCCTGATCAGGCATTAATGATTGGCAGTAATGTAATTAAGAGTTTAAAAAATGAAGACGAAATATCCAAATTCTATCACGATCAGATTGAAAAAATAGAAGATTCAACCGTTTCATCTTTGCTCAAACACAAACTAAAAAATCAGATGTTAGAATTGAACCATCATAAAGATAAAACATTTGTTAAAAAATATGAATGGCAAGAAGGGGGATTTAATAGCTTTAACCAAATGCTTTTAGATGTAGATATTTATTTAACAGGGGAGAGATTAGAACAAATTGATTCAGCACCTTCATTAGACAGCTATATGGAAACGTTACATGAATGCGCATTTTCAGAACACATTCCAAGAGAAATTAGAGAGACAAGAATAGGTGAATTTGCAAGTAGGGAACGCATATTGAGCTTTAATGAATCAAACCCGGTGTCAATTCTTAACAGTGCAGCTAAAACTCGTTCTAGTGAATTAATCAGGCATATGGCCAAGTTTGCCATTGAGAATGTAAAAGACAGTGCAAAATCAATTAAATCATCAGAGGATATGGGTACTTTTTCGAAAACTGTATTGGAACTCTCTATGTCTGCAAATTTAGTTAATTATCAAGTGTTAGATTTGCGCGAATCGCTACAAAAAGTCTGGAAAAGATTCGATAATAAATCCATGACAGACGAAGGGTTATCACTGTTAATTGAGGGCATTAGTGATTCTCGGGAAGTTGAGCTTTACAGTAAAAGTAAACTGTTAACTGCAGAACATAGATTAACTTTATTAGAAAAAAAGCACACATTAGGCATGCAAATTTCAGATGATGAATTTGTTAATGACAAAGAGCTCTTGTCAGTAGTGTCACCCGATGCGGCGTTGAGGTTTGCAACTAAAGACAAATTATCGAAAAAGTTGATGAAAGAAGTAAGCGGTAAATCACCAGATATGTCGATTATTGAAGACTTAATTAGAGTGGGTGCAGATATAAATTATATCGATCCTGCAGATCAGTGTACTTGTTTGATGAAAGCTCTAATTAATGATAATCATCAGCTAGTACTTTCGTTAATAAATTCAAAAAATGTTGACACATCAATCCAGAATTCTGAAGGCGACACTATTTTTCATCTTGCTTTAAAATCGGGTGATGAAAAACTGTTGCAGCAGTTTATGGAATCTCTTCCGAGGGATGCAGCGATAAATCTGAAAAATGTTGAAGGGTTCTCTGTGTTGCAACTCATGGTTAGATATGGCTCCCTTGACTGTTGCAAAAATTTACTTTCATATGGCGCTGATTATCAAGTACTAACTGACGATGCAAATGAAAAAAATATGCTTCATTTGGCAACTTCAACAGGGAATGTTGAAATTATAAAACTTTTTCTTGATGGAGAATTTGCGTTAGCTATAGATAGTCAAACAGCAACAGGTGCAACGCCTTTTCACCTTGCTGCTTCTCTAGGTAAGCCTGAAGTGCTGGATTTAATTGTAAGCAAGAAACCTAATTTGAATACTCAAGATAAATCAGGTTTCACTGCACTACATTACTCAATAAGAAAAGCTTCAAGTAGCCTTAATCATATTTTAAATATTGAAGGGGTAGATAATAAAGTACTAACAACAGAGGGTGATGACATTTTAACCTATGCCGTTAAAGAAGGTGTACCTTTACCTGTCCAAGTCATCATAGATAAAGGCTTGTTTGATGAAAAACAACGTAATGTTTCTGGTATGGGAGCCATTCACGTGGCAGCAGAGCTAGGAGTTAAGGCAATATTCAAGTCACTATTAAATAAGTTCAAAGAGCCTTTTGCATTGACAACTCATGGTTCAAAATACGATGGATTAAGCCCTGTTGCAGTAGCCAAAGTTAACAACCAAGATGATATAGTTAAAATTGCAGAAGAATCAATAACAAATGATCTTGACATTGATGGTTATGACGTTATTTTTGACGCAGAAGCTGATCCAAATGTAACTAAAGCGACTAATTCAACATTGGATGATGATCCGTTTACAACTAATTACGATGATGTCATGGGAGCCGTTGGTCGAGATGCTGATACGTATCCTTCTTTAGGATTGGAGACTGCAAGAAAAGGAAATTATTCTGAAAAACCGCAGAGTAAGATTAAAATTGCATCGGCCTCAAAATCATCAAAGACTTCTCCCAGTTTTGTGAAAAAATATTTTAGCTTTCTACCATTTGTAGGAAAGAATGATTGA
- a CDS encoding phytase, with protein sequence MTTIKFNLKTPLITASVLAALAVSGCDNSSSNLEPNVSEHKNINADNPSLLSISEIENVEGSQSAAFSDGWLLTSETKGLMFKDSQQNNLQQIISGEFKLLAVNDDLALTLDVFSDRVQPINLGTHPFKVYPQLPPRSFEVNWLCLQSRIQDNSTYAWIGSETGIAEQWLLNKGETWKPQLVRQLSVPVGSLGCAIDNENEHLYVVEQQAGIWQYEAHPESEAKTKLAEAYIDNKITSIQFINGKLVHQTENGQLFLQKQLIADNKAVEAEHFSIEVKPEGFKFISFDDEAKKYIFSQWSNSSLVSEYDTKNIPLNLTNKIKEIPAWVESEPSDRAGDTMDDPAIWLHPDSPEKSLILGTNKRWGLVVFNMNGKQIQSIPTGRINNIDIRQNLPINGTNKSIAVASLRDGDKLAFYEISDNGMVTEIAQLDTELKDIYGTCLYQDKRSLYVFANEKSGRTIQYRVNWNAQKPKLKQVRQLMIPSQVEGCVANDDTHQLFIGEEDKGIWLFNAIDTATSAGELIIKAGDALVADVEGLALYRDDNETLLIASSQGNDSYMVYDTKPPFSVRGNFRIGANIDKDIDGSSETDGLAVTSSPVGDGAWGKGMIVVQDGRNRMPDSYQSFKWLPWAKIKNTNN encoded by the coding sequence ATGACAACAATAAAATTTAACTTAAAAACACCATTGATCACTGCATCTGTTTTGGCGGCCTTGGCTGTATCTGGCTGTGATAATAGTTCATCCAATCTTGAACCAAATGTGTCTGAACACAAAAACATCAACGCAGATAATCCCTCGCTTTTATCTATATCTGAAATAGAAAATGTAGAAGGAAGCCAGTCAGCTGCATTTTCTGATGGATGGTTACTCACAAGTGAAACAAAAGGCTTAATGTTTAAAGACAGTCAACAGAATAACTTACAGCAAATAATTTCTGGTGAATTTAAACTATTGGCAGTTAATGATGATTTAGCATTAACTCTAGACGTTTTCAGTGACAGAGTTCAACCAATTAATCTCGGCACTCATCCTTTCAAGGTTTACCCTCAACTTCCTCCGAGATCGTTTGAAGTAAATTGGTTATGTTTGCAGTCACGTATTCAAGACAATTCAACTTATGCTTGGATAGGTAGCGAAACAGGAATAGCAGAACAATGGTTATTGAATAAAGGTGAAACTTGGAAGCCTCAGCTCGTAAGGCAACTTTCCGTTCCTGTCGGCTCTTTAGGTTGTGCCATTGATAATGAAAACGAACATCTTTACGTGGTTGAACAACAAGCTGGGATCTGGCAATACGAAGCACATCCAGAATCTGAAGCTAAAACTAAATTAGCTGAAGCCTATATAGATAATAAAATCACTTCAATTCAATTTATAAATGGAAAATTAGTTCATCAAACCGAAAATGGGCAACTATTTTTACAAAAACAGCTCATTGCTGACAACAAGGCTGTTGAAGCGGAGCATTTTTCAATCGAGGTTAAGCCAGAAGGTTTTAAGTTCATAAGTTTTGATGATGAAGCAAAAAAATACATTTTCAGCCAATGGAGCAATTCTAGTTTAGTTTCTGAATATGACACCAAAAATATTCCCCTCAACTTAACAAATAAAATCAAGGAAATCCCAGCATGGGTAGAAAGTGAACCATCTGATCGTGCCGGTGATACTATGGACGATCCTGCAATATGGTTGCATCCAGATTCACCTGAAAAGAGTTTAATTCTTGGTACAAATAAACGCTGGGGTCTAGTTGTATTTAATATGAATGGTAAACAAATACAATCTATACCAACCGGTCGCATAAACAATATTGACATACGCCAAAACCTACCGATAAACGGCACTAACAAATCGATAGCGGTTGCAAGTCTTAGAGATGGAGATAAATTAGCCTTTTACGAAATTTCTGATAATGGCATGGTTACAGAAATCGCACAATTGGATACTGAATTAAAAGATATATATGGCACTTGTTTATACCAAGATAAAAGAAGTTTATATGTATTTGCTAATGAGAAATCAGGTAGAACCATACAGTATCGTGTGAACTGGAATGCTCAAAAACCTAAACTCAAACAAGTTCGGCAATTAATGATTCCATCACAAGTGGAAGGTTGTGTTGCCAATGACGATACCCATCAATTATTCATCGGTGAAGAAGACAAAGGTATTTGGCTATTTAATGCAATTGATACTGCAACTTCAGCCGGAGAATTAATAATAAAAGCTGGAGACGCTCTTGTTGCAGATGTTGAGGGGCTGGCATTATATCGTGATGATAATGAAACTCTATTAATTGCATCCAGTCAGGGCAATGACTCTTACATGGTTTACGACACAAAACCGCCCTTTTCTGTCAGAGGAAATTTTCGTATCGGTGCCAATATTGATAAAGATATTGATGGAAGTTCTGAAACCGATGGGTTAGCCGTAACGTCATCTCCTGTTGGAGATGGAGCTTGGGGCAAAGGAATGATTGTGGTGCAAGATGGACGAAATCGTATGCCCGATTCATACCAATCTTTCAAGTGGTTACCTTGGGCTAAAATTAAAAATACTAATAACTAA
- a CDS encoding TonB-dependent receptor, which yields MKSLPSLTRLTCALITAGFITSVTAAGKLEGNVRDIKTSTPLQGAIVTVKELNLTQTAGRDGRFFFSGIAAGEYTLSVSYLGAKPKTKTILITNEHTTDVAFKLSGDDIEHIRVVGQQGSLSKSLNRQRAADNLVSIISSDVLGNFPDSNVSEALQRVPGVSIERDQGEGRFVRIRGLAPDFNSVSMNGVRLPAPEGDRRAVALDVVPSDLVQSVEVSKTVTPDMDADALGGSVEVKSLSAFDRDDTFYNISGEASYNNLTDDTSPKFAISYSDIFNETLGVAIAASWYSRDFGSDNVEVDGGWDFDADEGYSPATLEEVEVRDYEINRERLGIGVNLDYRPNDKNDFYFRSLYSQYDDSERRNASAIEWEDGLTSGMTGTAEVKRSLKARTEEQNIQSYVFGGETRFTKWTADYQISISKAEARKPRHIDGAEFEGEFDNIGFDGISVPKIKAHESYFDNNEYELKEIEIGESASTDKLKSAQVNFSRSFELSSYASKLKLGAKASSRDKIAYEDVWVYEDFDEQKISEDDLSLKNFTDKTIDYGLGRFGNNIGSTPIWEIIDQLNANDNFDEIESKVNDFDINEETKAAYIMAHVDIDNLRILTGIRYETADWKSSGFKYNGETEEFNTTKNINSEEHWLPALHLKYTANDNTIIRAAYTNTITRPKFEEIAPGFLIEEDDGELEANFGNPELESLESTNFDLSVEHYFGGTGILSAGVFYKDINNFIYEADIAGRGEYLDFKKAITFINGNEAEILGAELTYVQKFNFLSAPFNNLLLNSNLTWSDSTASISWFDDNQKLSRKIPLPSQSDISANLSLGYEDAYASVWLSAAYKSNYLQEVTEIDDSRYDMYEDDHLQWDFVAKGHITENLTFYFKAINITDEPFYSYAGRRDFNNQFEKYGRTFQFGLQLVNY from the coding sequence ATGAAATCGCTACCGTCACTCACTCGCTTAACCTGTGCTCTTATTACAGCAGGTTTTATAACTTCTGTTACCGCAGCCGGTAAATTGGAAGGAAATGTTCGTGACATCAAAACATCCACACCACTTCAAGGTGCAATAGTAACTGTCAAAGAGCTTAACTTGACTCAAACGGCCGGACGTGATGGTCGATTTTTCTTTAGTGGTATCGCTGCAGGAGAGTACACTTTATCAGTATCTTATCTAGGCGCAAAGCCAAAGACGAAAACCATTTTAATTACGAATGAACACACTACTGATGTAGCTTTTAAACTCAGTGGTGACGATATTGAGCACATACGTGTTGTAGGTCAACAAGGTTCACTAAGTAAATCATTAAACAGGCAACGTGCAGCAGATAACCTCGTTAGTATTATTAGCTCTGACGTCCTCGGTAACTTTCCTGACAGCAATGTAAGCGAAGCATTGCAACGTGTTCCTGGTGTATCAATTGAAAGAGATCAAGGCGAAGGTCGATTTGTCCGTATTCGTGGACTTGCTCCCGACTTTAACTCCGTTTCAATGAATGGTGTTCGCTTGCCTGCACCCGAGGGTGACCGTCGCGCTGTTGCACTTGACGTTGTGCCATCAGATTTAGTTCAGTCTGTTGAAGTAAGCAAGACAGTTACACCAGATATGGACGCGGATGCTTTAGGAGGCTCTGTAGAGGTAAAAAGTCTGTCTGCTTTTGATCGAGATGATACGTTTTATAATATCAGTGGCGAAGCGAGCTATAACAACCTAACTGATGATACAAGCCCTAAGTTTGCAATAAGTTATAGCGATATTTTTAACGAAACCCTTGGGGTTGCTATTGCGGCAAGTTGGTATAGCCGTGATTTTGGTTCAGACAACGTTGAAGTAGATGGTGGATGGGATTTCGATGCAGATGAAGGCTACTCGCCAGCAACTTTAGAAGAAGTTGAAGTACGTGATTATGAAATCAACCGAGAACGATTAGGCATAGGTGTTAATTTGGATTACCGTCCTAATGATAAAAATGATTTTTACTTTCGAAGTCTCTACAGCCAATATGATGATTCGGAACGTCGAAATGCATCAGCCATAGAATGGGAAGATGGTCTCACGTCAGGCATGACAGGAACAGCTGAAGTAAAGCGTTCTCTCAAAGCAAGAACTGAAGAGCAAAACATTCAATCATATGTTTTCGGTGGTGAAACACGATTTACAAAATGGACCGCTGATTATCAAATATCAATTTCAAAAGCGGAAGCTAGAAAACCTCGACATATTGATGGTGCCGAATTTGAAGGAGAATTCGACAATATCGGATTTGATGGTATCAGCGTACCCAAAATAAAAGCACATGAAAGCTATTTTGATAACAATGAATATGAGCTAAAAGAAATCGAAATTGGTGAATCGGCTTCAACGGACAAGCTAAAAAGTGCACAAGTTAATTTTTCACGTAGTTTTGAGCTTTCAAGTTATGCATCTAAATTAAAACTCGGCGCAAAAGCAAGCTCACGCGACAAGATTGCTTATGAAGACGTATGGGTTTATGAAGATTTCGATGAACAAAAAATTTCAGAAGACGACCTATCACTCAAAAATTTTACTGATAAAACAATAGATTATGGTTTAGGCCGTTTTGGAAACAATATTGGCTCAACACCCATTTGGGAAATCATCGACCAACTTAATGCGAATGATAATTTTGACGAAATTGAATCGAAAGTTAACGACTTCGATATTAACGAGGAAACAAAAGCCGCCTATATCATGGCGCATGTAGATATTGATAATCTTCGTATCCTTACCGGTATTAGATACGAAACAGCTGATTGGAAATCATCAGGTTTTAAATACAATGGTGAAACTGAAGAGTTTAATACTACAAAAAACATTAATTCTGAAGAACATTGGTTGCCAGCTCTTCATTTAAAATACACTGCTAATGATAACACCATCATTAGAGCTGCATATACAAACACTATAACTCGTCCGAAATTTGAAGAAATTGCTCCCGGATTTCTAATAGAAGAAGACGATGGTGAACTTGAGGCAAACTTCGGTAATCCTGAATTAGAGTCGCTAGAATCAACAAACTTCGATTTAAGCGTTGAACATTATTTTGGTGGCACTGGTATTCTTTCAGCTGGAGTGTTTTATAAAGATATCAATAACTTTATTTACGAAGCGGATATTGCTGGGCGAGGTGAATACTTAGACTTCAAAAAAGCGATTACTTTTATCAATGGTAATGAAGCTGAGATCTTAGGAGCTGAACTAACATACGTTCAAAAGTTCAATTTTCTTTCTGCCCCATTTAATAACCTACTATTGAATAGTAACTTAACATGGTCAGATTCGACGGCATCAATAAGCTGGTTCGATGATAATCAAAAACTCTCACGTAAGATTCCTTTGCCTAGTCAATCAGACATTAGCGCAAACTTATCTTTAGGGTATGAGGATGCATACGCAAGTGTTTGGCTTTCTGCGGCATATAAATCTAATTATCTACAAGAAGTCACAGAAATTGATGATTCCCGTTATGACATGTACGAAGACGACCATTTACAGTGGGATTTTGTAGCTAAAGGTCATATAACAGAAAACCTAACATTTTACTTTAAAGCAATAAACATCACCGACGAACCTTTTTATAGCTACGCAGGCCGTCGAGATTTCAATAATCAATTTGAAAAATACGGTAGAACATTTCAATTTGGCTTACAGCTTGTTAATTACTAA
- a CDS encoding TusE/DsrC/DsvC family sulfur relay protein — MNYIIHNEEQISVDKQGYLTDYTIWSKDIALVVAEKENITLTDAHWEVIQFVRDFYLEFKTSPAIRALVKAIALKLGTEKGNSKYLYKLFPLGPAKQATKIAGLPKPARCI; from the coding sequence GTGAATTACATTATCCATAATGAAGAACAAATTTCAGTAGATAAACAAGGATACTTAACCGACTATACTATTTGGAGTAAAGATATTGCTCTAGTCGTTGCTGAAAAAGAAAATATTACGTTGACCGATGCCCATTGGGAAGTTATACAATTTGTTCGAGATTTTTATCTAGAATTCAAGACAAGCCCTGCTATTCGAGCATTAGTAAAAGCCATAGCACTTAAACTTGGTACCGAAAAAGGTAACTCTAAGTACCTTTATAAATTGTTTCCTTTAGGCCCAGCTAAACAAGCTACTAAAATTGCCGGTTTACCCAAACCAGCAAGGTGTATTTAA
- the tusB gene encoding sulfurtransferase complex subunit TusB produces the protein MDIHFIQTSLNQDNALELCLKYKNDDDLIILAGSAVSGLLQKQWQRKLLNIDVKILSDDIMAQGLAEKLKHFDAINYQQFIEQTLKYNKVISW, from the coding sequence ATGGACATTCATTTCATTCAAACTTCATTGAATCAAGATAATGCTCTTGAACTATGCTTAAAGTACAAAAATGATGACGACTTAATCATTTTGGCTGGTTCAGCCGTTTCCGGCTTACTTCAAAAACAATGGCAAAGAAAACTCCTAAATATTGACGTAAAAATATTATCTGATGACATTATGGCCCAAGGCTTAGCGGAGAAATTAAAGCATTTTGATGCCATTAACTATCAACAATTTATTGAACAAACTCTAAAGTACAACAAGGTAATCAGCTGGTGA
- the tusC gene encoding sulfurtransferase complex subunit TusC, translating to MKQLTIIFRHGPTAHSKGREALDLAMLSASFDQHVKLIFIDEGVFNTLKDQQIEQTGAKDYISTFKALSLYDIDDVYICKTSMDGFGLLSSDILIDYTSAEPSVISEMIRGSDKVLIF from the coding sequence ATGAAACAATTAACAATAATTTTTCGGCATGGCCCGACAGCTCACTCTAAAGGTCGAGAAGCATTAGATTTAGCAATGCTCAGCGCAAGTTTCGATCAACACGTCAAACTCATTTTTATTGATGAGGGGGTATTCAATACCCTCAAAGATCAGCAGATTGAGCAAACTGGCGCTAAAGACTATATATCCACATTTAAAGCTCTTTCTCTTTACGATATTGATGATGTATATATTTGCAAAACATCAATGGATGGTTTCGGCTTGTTAAGCTCTGATATATTGATTGACTATACATCAGCAGAGCCTTCAGTGATAAGTGAGATGATTCGTGGATCTGATAAGGTTTTAATTTTTTAA
- the tusD gene encoding sulfurtransferase complex subunit TusD: MSKFIVQVTSYAYGDTNSFRAYKFTESLIDAGHEVIKIFFYQDGVSHSNALLCPATDEFNINHAWSNLAAKYKIPLICCVSAALRRGFATENEANEEALPQYNVMPPFEMAGLGELVTGIEKADRVITF; the protein is encoded by the coding sequence ATGAGTAAATTTATCGTACAAGTCACTTCATACGCCTACGGTGACACCAACTCGTTTAGAGCTTATAAGTTCACTGAATCTCTCATTGATGCAGGGCACGAAGTGATAAAAATCTTTTTCTATCAAGATGGAGTAAGTCATTCCAACGCATTGCTTTGCCCTGCTACTGATGAATTTAATATCAATCATGCTTGGTCGAATTTAGCAGCCAAATACAAGATTCCTTTAATATGCTGTGTTTCAGCTGCTCTAAGAAGAGGCTTTGCGACTGAAAATGAAGCGAACGAAGAAGCACTTCCCCAATATAACGTTATGCCACCTTTTGAGATGGCTGGGCTAGGTGAGCTTGTTACTGGTATTGAAAAAGCTGACAGAGTGATAACGTTTTAA
- a CDS encoding Bax inhibitor-1/YccA family protein, giving the protein MNQQTLHTSRASTIEVNSMLRNTYMLLSMTLAFSALCAGIAMAVGIGPLMSIGLSLGGLVLLFVTLKKAEGASGIFWIFAFTGMEGASLGYMLNHYANLANGPSLIMQALGLTSVIFVSLSAYALTTKKDFSFLRGFLFAGLVVMIVASLVNMFLGNGMVFMAVNAGIALLMTGFILYDTSRIVNGGETNYIRATVSLYLDFLNLFIALLHLMGIGGDD; this is encoded by the coding sequence ATGAATCAACAAACGTTACATACAAGTAGAGCTTCTACCATTGAAGTGAACTCAATGCTGAGAAATACATATATGCTGCTATCAATGACACTTGCATTCTCAGCACTCTGTGCTGGTATTGCAATGGCCGTTGGCATTGGTCCATTGATGTCAATTGGCTTATCACTCGGCGGCTTAGTTCTTTTATTTGTAACTCTAAAAAAAGCAGAAGGTGCTTCAGGAATTTTCTGGATTTTTGCTTTCACCGGCATGGAAGGTGCTTCTTTAGGTTACATGCTTAACCATTACGCAAACCTTGCAAACGGCCCTTCGCTTATTATGCAAGCACTTGGACTTACATCAGTCATTTTCGTATCTTTGTCCGCTTATGCTTTGACAACAAAAAAAGATTTTTCTTTTTTGAGAGGCTTTTTATTCGCTGGCTTGGTTGTGATGATAGTAGCTTCATTAGTGAATATGTTTCTAGGTAATGGAATGGTATTCATGGCGGTTAACGCTGGTATTGCACTGTTAATGACTGGCTTCATTCTTTACGATACAAGTCGTATTGTGAATGGTGGAGAAACAAATTACATCCGTGCAACAGTTTCATTATATTTAGATTTCTTAAACCTATTCATTGCCCTACTCCATTTAATGGGTATTGGCGGTGATGATTAA